The Terracoccus luteus genome includes a region encoding these proteins:
- a CDS encoding SCP2 sterol-binding domain-containing protein produces the protein MLDLTTATPEQLKALEPGEFIAVVRTMSDGELGALMRGPNRAPIVENVFERMPQIFRPERAGDARALTHWTITERPDGGEDRYTVAVADGTCRVTEGHEGDASLALTLTPVAFVKIISKTGNPVMMFMTGKLKASGDLGLAASIAGWFEPPAA, from the coding sequence ATGCTCGACCTCACCACCGCCACCCCCGAGCAGCTCAAGGCGCTCGAGCCCGGGGAGTTCATCGCCGTCGTCAGGACGATGTCCGACGGTGAGCTGGGGGCCCTCATGCGCGGGCCGAACCGCGCGCCGATCGTCGAGAACGTCTTCGAGCGGATGCCGCAGATCTTCCGTCCCGAGCGGGCGGGCGACGCCCGGGCCCTGACGCACTGGACCATCACCGAGCGCCCCGACGGCGGCGAGGACCGCTACACCGTGGCCGTGGCCGACGGCACGTGCCGCGTCACCGAGGGACACGAGGGCGACGCCTCGCTCGCGCTGACCTTGACGCCGGTCGCCTTCGTCAAGATCATCAGCAAGACCGGCAACCCGGTGATGATGTTCATGACCGGCAAGCTCAAGGCCTCGGGCGACCTCGGCCTCGCCGCGAGCATCGCCGGCTGGTTCGAGCCCCCGGCCGCCTGA
- a CDS encoding PIG-L deacetylase family protein codes for MATVVFVHAHPDDEASQTSGSMARAVSEGHRVVLVIATNGDHGDAPDDLGEGETVVQRRHVEAGRSNAIIGTHRVEWLGYADSGMSGWSQNDHDDSFTRADTEEAAERVAAILREERADVLVGYDWHGGYGHPDHVKVHAVAKRAAELTGIRRYLESTMNRDAMMRSFEAAKGAGMDVGDWDPSQPMDDGNPLGTPESELHWACDVGEFIEVKRRALQAHASQSDARGMLEMPEEMFAAGFSTEHLIEPGRPEGMVRGWFLEGEPTG; via the coding sequence GCCACCGTCGTGTTCGTCCACGCCCACCCCGACGACGAGGCGTCGCAGACCTCCGGATCGATGGCGCGGGCCGTGTCCGAGGGCCACCGCGTCGTGCTCGTCATCGCCACGAACGGCGACCACGGCGACGCCCCCGACGACCTCGGCGAGGGCGAGACGGTCGTGCAGCGCCGCCACGTCGAGGCCGGTCGCAGCAACGCCATCATCGGCACGCACCGCGTCGAGTGGCTCGGCTACGCCGACTCGGGCATGAGCGGGTGGTCCCAGAACGACCACGACGACAGCTTCACCCGGGCCGACACCGAGGAGGCGGCCGAGCGCGTGGCGGCGATCCTGCGCGAGGAGCGGGCCGACGTCCTCGTCGGCTACGACTGGCACGGCGGCTACGGCCACCCCGACCACGTCAAGGTGCACGCGGTGGCGAAGCGTGCGGCCGAGCTGACCGGCATCCGTCGCTACCTCGAGAGCACGATGAACCGCGACGCGATGATGCGCTCGTTCGAGGCGGCCAAGGGCGCCGGCATGGACGTCGGCGACTGGGACCCGAGCCAGCCCATGGACGACGGCAACCCCCTCGGCACCCCCGAGAGCGAGCTGCACTGGGCCTGCGACGTCGGCGAGTTCATCGAGGTCAAGCGGCGCGCGCTGCAGGCGCACGCCAGCCAGTCCGACGCGCGGGGGATGCTCGAGATGCCCGAGGAGATGTTCGCGGCCGGGTTCTCGACCGAGCACCTCATCGAGCCGGGCCGGCCCGAGGGCATGGTGCGGGGCTGGTTCCTCGAGGGCGAGCCCACGGGTTAG